The following coding sequences lie in one Gouania willdenowi chromosome 5, fGouWil2.1, whole genome shotgun sequence genomic window:
- the cept1b gene encoding choline/ethanolaminephosphotransferase 1 gives MSATGQQQGGGLRSRRGLGRDKDPGQGAGMEAACWLAPGVLRRLIELPSPPLSRHQLKRLEEHRYSSAGRSLLEPLMQRYWEWLVGRVPTWIAPNLITIIGLATNIFTTLVLVYYCPTATEQAPLWAYLLCAVGLFIYQSLDAIDGKQARRTNSSSPLGELFDHGCDSLSTVFVVLGTSIAVQLGTNPDWMFFCCFAGMFMFYCAHWQTYVSGTLRFGIIDVTEVQIFIITMYLLAAVGGSAFWQSLIPVLNIQMKIIPAIFTFLGAIFSCTNYFRVIFTGGVGKNGSTIAGTSVLSPVFHIGSVIILAMMIYKKSAVQLFEKHPCLYILAFGFVSAKITNKLVVAHMTKSEMHLHDLAFLGPGLLFLDQYFNSFIDEYLVLWIALIISLFDLVRYCVSVCNQIACHLHIFVFKIKPCSVLGSASH, from the exons ATGAGCGCCACGGGGCAGCAGCAAGGGGGGGGCCTTCGTTCCCGCCGAGGCCTTGGCCGGGACAAGGATCCCGGGCAGGGCGCGGGCATGGAGGCGGCCTGCTGGCTGGCCCCTGGAGTGCTGCGCAGGTTGATCGAGCTGCCCTCACCCCCGCTGTCTCGACACCAGCTCAAGAGACTGGAAGAGCACAG GTACAGCAGCGCTGGCCGCTCCTTGTTGGAGCCTCTGATGCAGCGATACTGGGAGTGGTTGGTGGGACGGGTCCCCACGTGGATCGCCCCAAACCTTATCACCATCATCGGCCTGGCCACCAACATCTTCACCACCCTGGTGCTGGTCTACTACTGCCCCACTGCCACTGAACAG gctcCTCTCTGGGCGTACCTGCTGTGTGCTGTGGGCCTGTTTATTTACCAGTCATTGGACGCCATCGATGGGAAGCAGGCCAGACGCACCAATAGCAGCTCACCACTGGGGGAGCTCTTTGACCACGGCTGTGACTCCCTCTCCACcg TATTTGTGGTGCTGGGAACCAGTATAGCTGTGCAGCTGGGAACCAATCCAGACTGGATGTTCTTCTGCTGCTTCGCTGGGATGTTCATGTTCTACTGTGCTCACTGGCAGACATACGTGTCGGGAACGCTGCGCTTTGGAAT CATTGATGTGACCGAGGTGCAGATCTTCATTATAACCATGTATCTACTGGCTGCTGTGGGAGGATCAGCTTTTTGGCAGTCACTG atTCCTGTCCTGAATATTCAGATGAAAATTATTCCCGCTATCTTCACATTTTTAGGAGCCATCTTCTCCTGCACCAATTACTTTAGAGTCATTTTCACAGGTGGTGTGGGAAAAAATGGATCCACCATAGCT GGAACCAGCGTCCTCTCTCCTGTCTTTCATATCGGCTCAGTTATCATTTTGGCGATGATGATTTATAAGAAATCTGCAGTCCAGCTCTTTGAGAAACATCCTTGCCTTTATATCCTGGCATTTGGCTTCGTCTCGGCCAAAATCACCAATAAATTAGTT GTAGCACATATGACAAAAAGTGAGATGCATCTCCATGATTTAGCCTTCCTGGGACCAGGACTCCTCTTCCTGGATCagtatttcaatagttttattgACGAGTACCTGGTACTCTGGATCGCTCTA ATCATTTCCTTGTTCGACCTGGTGCGTTACTGTGTGAGTGTTTGTAACCAGATCGCCTGCCACCTTCACATCTTTGTTTTCAAAATCAAGCCTTGTTCAGTGCTGGGCTCAGCGTCTCACTGA